The nucleotide window CTAGGTAAGGCCCGTCTTTAAGTGAGGACTCAACAGTGCATTCAGTGGCAGCTGAGAGCCGGCTGTCTCCTCGCCCGTAACGGTCTTATCAACACTAAGAGAGCACGCCCAGGGCTGCCCTAGGCCAGGGGAGCGCTTAGAATTCCATCTGCTCTGTGTGCTGGCCAAGGACTGAGTTGGCAAGCGGTGCTATGGATAGCGTTCTGGTCACTAGTGGCACTGgccaggaagaaacaggaaaagataaTAGTCGCGCAAAATCAAGGAACAACATGAAGGTGAGAGGGAAGCAAGTACGCAATGAATTAAAGATGGTCTTGACCACAGTACAAAGAAAAGGCAGTGGAGTGGGCAAAACAGGCAAAAACCACGAGCTGCAGATGGTGCGGCGTCAGTGCCGTGATCAGGAGCCCCCGGGGGACAGGCACAGTGGCCCGGGCCACACACCTGGGTCTGCCTCCCACCTGAGATCACCACCTGCTATTTCTACCTCCAAGTATCTGCAAAGCCAGTGTTTCTCCGTCTCCACCGCCGGACACTCAGATCTCAGTTCCGACAGCCTCTGTCCTGAAGTCTCCCCCTTTCCAATCCGTTCTGCATGCAACAGCCCTTGGTCTTCTTGAAACACATCCCATCCCATCCATCCCCTGCTTAGACCTTTGAGTGGCATCCGCTACCCTTCCCCGTTGTCGCTCTCGCTGGGTAACTTCCGGCCCCTGGCGAATGCCCAGCTTCCCTCCAGCCTTGCGGTCCCCGTCCTGGGCTTCCCAGTTCACTCTGCTTCCTTCGGCTCAGATTCCATCCCTTCAGATCTCATCACCTCAGAGAGGTGGGGGCCCTTTTGTCATTCTGTCACCACCGCTGTTCATTCCTTTCCAGCGTTTATCACAAATGGTCACTAGGTACTGCTTCAAATTCCATAAGGGCCTGGGTGTGTTTTCCGAGGGTCTAGCACTTGGTAGTTATTCAACAAACGTCTGTTGAAGGAACTCCTCAaacccatttcttcatctgtcaattgCCAGAAATAACGCCCAGCTTGTGGGGTGAGGATGAAATCAATCCACAGACAGGGCCCCCACTGTGTACCAGCTACTGGTTTATACGCAGTTGTCACAGATAATTCCCAATCGTAGTTGTAACCCTCTCCCCCAGTTTTACcaatgagaaaatggaggtacagagatttcGAAGAATCTGCCCAACACGTCATTAGAAAGAGCTGGAGTTGGACTTTCAGCCCAGATATTCCGAGTCCTCACTCTTTACTCTGGAAGGAACCAAGCACAGGCAGGGGTGCAGTTAAAGTCATGGAGAGCTTTGCCGTCACCCAGGAAGCTGGGGAGTGTcgagggccgggggcgggggacgGCAGGCAGCTGGATTTCAGCGACACGGCAGAGGAAAGGGAGGTGAACAGGCAAAGGACCAGGCGACACCGGACGGGCACCCTGCCCGACGGCATCCCAGCCTCCTCCCGCCTCCCAAACCTGTGACTCAATGAGAAGCCAGGGCAGGCTGGCCTTCCTTTGGTGGCCTTGCATCAGGCAAGAAGCAGCGCCTCCCCAAGGGCCCAGGGCAACCCAGACCCGGTCCTCAAACTCAAAGTGCGTCACATCAGGTCCGTGTCAGAGCTGGCTGCTTCCTGTTAGAGCCCCTTGGATGGGGACGCCCCTCCCCAGAAGGAACCTGTTTCCACAGCAACCAACCAGCATCAATTCAGATGCACCTTCTTAACTGTTATAGATAAATACAAACAGCTCGTTTTCACTGTCTGTATACTACTTAAATGAACATTGCTCAAATCGTCTGTCATTTTAGGGAATGGTGGTAAATTTCAAGCCTATGTTAGACTGCTTAAAAATCTTCCCTTGTGCTTAAACATGGTCATGTTGTCATATTACTCGagacacaaattttttttttacacctcccctccccctccctcgaGACACAAAATTTTATAAGAGTGTAGGCAAGAAACATTATTAACGGTGTCATAAATAAGtattataactttattaaaatgaaaagacaatattCAAAATAATGCAACAAAAACGAATAAAATCCTTTGTCCAATACTGTACACATAAATGCAGAAATCAGTGCATTTTTCTAAAGCATGTTTTAACCTTCATTTAGTTCATACTAAAATATAAGCTTTAAATAACTCAAATAACATCACTCAGCAGTTTAAACTGTAAACAGCTTGTTTAACATGAAGAACGTCGCAGTAAGGTACTTCTGTCACTGAGCACCATCTCCTTTGTGCGGCTCTACACAAGATAAATACAGCGAAGCTTGTGAAAATGGGAACGTAAGCTCTCCGAGCGGAGCAGCCGACTGTGAGAGTTTCCAAAGCAGTGCTGAGGTGACCTCTGCTCTTAAGACATACTGGGCTGTTGGTCAGAAGtgttttacttaaaaagcaaacaatccccAGGAAATACTGAAGAGGAACCAGCAACACAAGGCCAGCTTGtgttgtattcatttatttatacagtctaaaaaaggggagggaaaaaacccaggacaaaaaaacaagaaacaaacaaaacaaaaaaacccacgaCACACGTCCCCACACAGATCCTCTCAACCGCATTGCTGTCTCATTATTGCTTCAACTGACATCCTCAACACTGGCAAAGAGTTTAATTTGCTTTCCCCCCCGAGCGCCCTGTGtttcggggtggggtgggggtggggggtagaatACAGCAGGAATGGTAAGGAAAAATGACTAATTCTGTTACCTTCCCATTTTTCAAGATGTGAGACACTGACAGGTGAGAATACGGTACCAAATATGTGGCCATCCCTCCCCTCAACAGACCAGGAAGCAAGACCTAAAGGATTTAGGTCTTGGGATGACTTGAACGAGGCAGGTTAAATCACGGAAAAAACGAATGCCCTGCCCTCCATGGAAAAACTGCttgcaaagatgaataagacaaaaCAGAACAGGCCTCCGAGCCAGAAATCCTCCAACTTAGTAAGAagaaatagttgtttttttttttttaatgattttgatCTAAACAATACTGTATTCTGTATTCTCTTCCATGTGCTCAATCTTCAGTCTGCCAGGAGCCATCCTCCAGCTTTAGTTTTTatcattctaaatatatattactCTAAGATAGCAACTACTTGGTTAACTTGCAACTAGGATCTACGATTTTACCACAAGTGTAGGTACGGGTGCATAACGTGAGCACGTACAGAAATgtccccatccttccttcccgCATCACATCTTTAAATCACAGACTTAAGCAGACTTTTCTCCGCCACTAACACGGTCAGGGATGCTCAGCATGGCAGCACCTCACGACCCTCTAAACCCTTCTCTTTAAGACAGACAGTTCGACTCTCTGACCCTGCGACCTGCCCCGTCTTCCTGTGAACCGCCATCAGGCTGCAGAACTGCAGGAGAACCGCTGGCTGCTGCGGCACCTCTGCTGAGCCAGGACCCAGGGTCTAAGGGGAAACCACGTAGGAGAAATGTCTGCGCTTCACGTGGCCTGCCAGATCCACTCTTGGTTTCGAGTCCAGCTTTTCTGGGGCCGAAAAGACACCGCCGTCGGCAGGGAGGGGCTGGATGGGGGTGCTCGTGTGTGTCTCTTCTGCTTCCCTAAAAAACTTTTCGTATTTGTCCAGGTAGGGCGGCCTCTCAGGGAGCAGGTAATAATGCGTTGAGCTCACTTTCTTCCCGTTTTCAATGATGGGCAGGATGCAGGGGACCTTACCGGCGGCCCCCTCGCTGTGCTGTCTCTGCAGGGCTTTGCTGCTCACATACTTGGGGTCGGGGGCAAAGCTCTGCGTGGGGGGCATGACCCCGTTGAGGTAAGACGGGAGACTTTTGGGGCTCGGGGTGCGGGAGTTACTCCCGGACAAGGGTTCTCTCGGCGGGACTTTGGGGGGCCTGTCCTCGTCGCTGTAGGTGCTGGAAGTGACTTCGGCCGACCACCTTCTGTAGTCCGGCCTGGCTGGCCGGGGAGGGATGGGGACCCGGGGGGGCACCTCGGGCTTGTCGCCAGCGGAGTTGGGAGAAGCCCTGTGCACGTAGCTGGAGATCCTGATGGCCGGCTTGTTAAAGGACCCTGCGGGGCCTGAGTGAGACCTCCTCAGTCTCCGGTGGGCCTGGGACAGAGGGGGGTTGGCACTCGTCCCCCCAGCAGCCTGGTCGTGCGCCTGGCTGAGATCCGCGGCCGAGACGGCCGGGGTATCGAAATACGCGTAGTTGATCTGTCCGCACCCTCGGAAGCTGCGCCTGCCAGGGCCGCCAGGTCTGAACTCGGAGACCGCGCAGTCTTCTAGAAGGAAGTCCGTGTCCGAGCTGGTCAGGAACTCGACCTCGCAGTCCGTCTCGTCCAGGGAGAGGTCCTCGGAGATGGGCAGGGGGGGCAGGGGCCTAGAGCCCCGCTCGCAGGGGGCCACGCCAGGGAAGAGGGACGGGGGCGTCTTGATGGGGGTGAGCGGGGGCGTGGAGGCACACACCCCGTTCACTGCCAGCTTCTTCAATCCACACGCCACCCGAccctcctcctgctgcccccagccTTCACTCGGGGGGATGATGAGAGGGGGCAGGCGAGACTTGGCGGAGGGGCCGTGCTCCGGAAAGTGGCTGCCGTTCATCGGAGCAGACCTGGAAGCGCGCCCTGGAAGGAACCCGAGAGGTTACCCAAGATCGACCACGCTCGCCCTCAGCTGCCCGCGCTCCTGCCGCCTTCTGCCGGGTCGCTCCTGGCCAAACCCCTAGCCGCTGGAACGCCGAGCACACCCAGGCAAGCCCCACGGGCGTAATTAGGGCCCGGAGGTGGGGAACGCACCTGATCCGGTTCAAAGAACAAATGACCTCTTCTATCTGCCTTGGACGTGTGCGCGGCGCATGCCCACACGCCCCAGACAGGTTCTGTGACGTGTGCAGAATCCACAGAAGGCCAGCAGCATGTAACTTACGCGAGTGCCAGCCTGCACCAACCTGGTCCTTTGAGAGGTGGACCACACAGCACACTCAGGGCGGCCCTGAGATAGGACAGAGCCTCACCAGGCCCCTTGCGATACCGCGAGCCAGAGACTCGCCTGTGATGGGACAAGCAGCCCTTGGCAAAAATCTAAGGAACACCAGGTTCACGTTAGAAGGactaacatacacacactcttCTAAGTTTTTGTCAACACTTATACCGCTTTGTCACTTTCGAACAGGCATTCGAGGCTCGTCAGGAAGAAGAGAGATCCTGTCCGGGGTTCCTGAGAGTTATTATGTCTCATCGCTGGGACGCCTTAGAAGCTCACACCCCCACGGGGAGACCCAGTGACTCAGGCTGAGGTGCAAAGGCGGCTAAGAACACGCTTAGCTTCAGAATCTGTCGCCACTAGGGGACCGGCTCCTGTCGGAAACAGCTCAGGTCGTTCCCTCATTTAGAAAATAACGCTGGAGGCCAAGCTCACGAGAGGGGCTgccaccaccctcctcccccagtgCCAGGGGCGCTTGGGCTTTCAGGACACATACCTATGGATGTTAGGTGCTCCGCCGTCGAGTTCAGACTGTAGGCCATGGTTATGGGGTCGATGTTCAAAAAGCCGCTGAAAGGAAAGGACAGACACCTTGGTGACAAACAGGCAGCAATCGCGTCCCCGCCCTCACTCGGACGTCACACACTCAGGCTCCAGCGGCCCCACGTCCTGCACTTACTTCTCAAACTCGCCGCGGCCCCCCCAGCAGGCCTTCAGGCTCCCCAGGGCTTGGCCATCGTGCAGAAACCCAGTTTTTAACGGGACTCTGATCTCCTGAGCAGCGACTCCGGCCATGGACATTGTGCCTTATTCTGGTAAGTCTTAAAACTCGTGAAGCCCAGGGAGGGATGTGTGGTCAGCCAGTGGCTTTCATTTCCTAGAGGGGATACAGAGGAGAGAGTAAACGGAACAATCCCGAAACACATGCAACTCGCCACGGTGAGACAATTTCGGGGGCTGTGGAATGGAAACATTCCACGACCGACTTCCACtcagttcttcctttttttttttttgcggtacgcgggtctctcactgctgtggcctatcccgttgcggagcacaggctccggacacgcaggctccgcggcacgcgggatcatcccggaccggggcgcgaacccgcgtcccctgcatcagcaggcggactctcaaccactgcgccaccagggaagcccagttcttcCATTTTTATGTTACCTAGCTCTTACTTTTCACGAGGGTACGTAAATGTAGACATTATAAGTCTTTTTTGGGGGTCGGGGGAATGTACTAATCCAGGATGTGAGATGCTTTCAGCCAATGGGAAACAGACCAGCCGAGGCAGAGGTCCTGCGCGCTGACAGTTGCACAACACAGCGGCCTCACCCGCCAGAGCACACACACGGACCTTCCAGCGTGTGGTTGTGTTGAGAGTGGAGCTCATCCCACCCCGACCCCCGAGCTACACAAGTAATTTCAGAAATTACTGGGTTCCGATCTGCAACACTAATATTCTCTAAGACCCAACGCTTAGATGAAGCAGGAGAGTCTACACTCGGCCCCTGATGACCAACCCCACAAGCCCAGCATTTACTTGGATTCCGTATTTCGGATGTGGGCCCCGGGAAGACAAATTCTCCAGTAACTACTTTTGCGAGAAAAAAGAACTCGTTACATATGAAGATACTCATTTCCATTCTCCCGTGGAAATCGAGTTCTGCATGGCGGCTTCGGCAGAGACCTGGATAGCGTCCTCCTCCCTTTTAAAGGCAAACTGAAGACTGCATTCTCCACATTCTCCCCTGTGAACTGCCTAGTAATTTACGTCTGTCCTGCCTAGCTGCGAGGCATGGATTACAGTTTTCTTAACCCAGCAGTTCCTCACCTTCAGACCCCTCCGCCCCCTTGTCAGATGTGTCTGGAGTCCCCAGTCCCCATTTTCCGTATTCATTACCACGGTGTATTCGCTATTAGCATCCACGTCTGCCCTGTCTTCAGATACGCATGTTTGCTTAGAATAAGGTGAGGACGTCACTTGTCAAGTCTCCGTGTCACACTGGCCCCTTGTGCGACGTGTACATACACTTTCTAACGCTTTCTCATCCTCTTGGCAAGTATTTTCGCACAAACCGAGAGCTGGGTGCCGTGCTGAGGACTGTGGGTGACACAAGACGAGTGAGATGGGTgctgtgctgggggaggggcacagaggtCAGAGTTTTGTTTCAGGGTCAAATCCGTCACCCCCTACAAGACTGTGAGCTCAGGAAAGAGGCTGCACCCCAATCATTAATTATCACCACCTGAACgttagcaggtgctcagtaagtgaaCGTTTGTACAACGCCATCTATTAGTATTGTCAGCAGCAACTGAATGTAAACAATATGTAAGGCACagggtttattttttgttttttttaaagctaagggTCTAAAAAAATACTCTGCAAATGTtgatgattcattttttttcacgTAAAAAGGAATGCAGACAGTTAATGTTTCAGTGACAAAGGAGGATGGGGTCCGATCAGCCCTTCTCAGCTTTTTACTCTCCCGAAGTCAGCTGTTTTCATATACTAGGCAGAGATTTCAACAGGTTTAAAATACTATTTCTAATAGTCAAGCATTATCTTTCTTTCATCGGTCTCTAAAGATACGTGATTaagaagaggggggaaaaaacccccaTCATTTCAGAAATCTAAGTTATTGGGaggtctttttttgttgtttctgagGGTTGgtttttaagatcaggaacaaagcaaatGTGTTTTTACTTCCCCTGAATGCAGTTAAGCTCTAAgaaaaatttaagataaaatcTTCAGCAAAAAATGGCTAGACATACCCTCTCTGTCCGTGCCCGGTGGTCTAGGGTGCTGTTTCTGAGCAATCTGCAAGCACTGGCAGGACGACAGGGACAGTATCTGTGGCGATAGAAAACTGAAAGGCCAGATAGGAAGAAGAATATGGTATCTGACTGGTTTGAAAGCACACGTTGAAGATCGCCCATCCAGATTACAGGAAAGTGCTGCAGGGGACGGTGAAGGCCCAGCCCTCACCTGTCTGCAGGCCAGCAAGAACTACCAGTAATTACTGTGGGTCGGCCTCCGAATGCCATCTAAATCTTCGCTTTCAACAGGGTGATTGTGTAACCATCGCCTCTGCTGAAATGACCTCGGAATTCTGGACTTCCATTTCAGTGGTCCCTTAACATTATGTACACGTTctagaaaaagttatttttcGGTCATTGTTTCCATCACCTCCTTGTTagctttcttaagaaaaaaaattttttttttttttttagtataaaaagAATTGTGTTCACTGAGGCAGCTCGCTTGTGACCACAATAGTGTCTTTGTGCATTCATCGAAGGTGACCTGCCTCTACATTTCAATGGGGAATTGTGAATGGGCCATGTTATGAAACTGTCCAAACTTCCCACTGGCTCGCACGGGGAGCTCCCAGGGCAGTGTCACTGTGTgctctcttcttctggaaaatAACTCCCAACTGTAGACTCAAAAAAGGGAACCTGCAGGGGGTCTGGAAGGAAACTTTTAAAGTGTGTTCCTCAGGTTGTAAACTCAACCACCTGGAATTCTTTTATGCCTCTTTCAAAACTCTGGAAGTATTCAATATGTATActcctctgtaaaaaaaaaaaaaaaaagtcaatcaatTTGGTCAACCTCGAGTCAAAAAGAAACACGGCGCTCAAGTGAAATTTAACTGATGCTGCCGTGTTTCGAAGTTTGTTCCCTTGTAACTGTAAAACTAGCTCTACCTTACAATTCATTAGGAAAACGGCTGCAAAAAGATACCTACGTGGGAAAACCAGGAACTATAAGTCCAAGATGGCATTGTGCGATGAAATGCAAACAATACGAAAGCTAATGTGAATCCACTCAGTCTGGTATATAGACCAGGGTCTCAATAACCTTGGGCATAGTAACTTTTCTCAAATACATGAACTAATTTTTAGCCTTTGTGTCAAAAATGCTGTTAAATACCCATCCCAGGTGTGAACTACTTTTTCCTGTTaacatcacttcttttttttttttaattcaaggaaaacaaaacaaaacaaaacccctaaaGCCATTTGTTTCTTGAGGCTGTCCCTTTACTTTCTCTCCTTACAACCCGGTGCTGCCGGGAGTTCTCATCCCCCTCTAGGGCTTCAACTCTACATTGACAGCTTCCCGAAACCCGAGTCCAGCCCAGGCGCAAGCCTCCACTTTGCATTTCCTATTGTCTGGTGATTACCTTTCCAGTCGGATGGTCCCCTGGCATCTCCAACTTTACTAACCAAAGGCCTCCTGTCACCCACTGcacatcccctcccccttcccaaacCAGTTCACAGTCTAAGCAGATCACACGTCTCCGAAAGGCACCATTTTTAACCTGAGTTACAGCAGATGTACCTTCAATCGCCAAGGTCCACAGCTTATTTCTACGCTGTTTCTCAAACCTATCTTCCTTCCGTCCAGATCTGCCTCGGGTCTGAAAGTCCCCACCCACCCTGCACACCAGATCGCTGTTCCTCATCTCCCACTGCTCCAACCTCGTCAAAGTCTTCAAGGGCTGCTCAGTGCAAGCTGCTCGGTCTGGCGTTGAAGGCCTTCACAACGAGGCCCCCATCCACCTTTCTCAAGCTCTTGCTTCTCCTTTCCCCACATCGCTGTTAGGAATCAATGTGGGCTTCAGGGCCACCCTCTCCATGAACCCGCTCCCTTGGGAGAAGCCAGAGGAGGCTGTCCAGGGCTCGGGTTGTTCTGTGCCCCTGGTCCCCTTCTATCAGCCGAACTTTCTAGGACAGCACTCCCACCACCCCAACAGATCCTGACCTCATTCATTTCTGACACATACTTAGTAAGTGGATCTTGAGAAAATattcatctcatttttaaaaaagtaattacatGAAAGATTTATGGAATTTATAATACAAACCAGTGAAGAAGGGGAAAAACACAGGTGTGTAAGGGATAAACTTAACATTTGCTGACATTGCCCAATTATAATGGAACAAGTCTAGGACGGGTAGCCAGCGAGGAATTTTCACTAAATTCATTTCCAAAATCCAAACTGGACAGTTTGAGACTGGGTAAAAAATTAGAAGCTTAAATGGTTAACAGTGTAACTTTCCCAACTGGCATCTGTTACTAAATGTCTACTTAAAGCAATCAGGGGATGCTTTCTAGAAACACTGAATTTCACCTTCTCCTCTCTTCTGGATTGTAATGCACCTCCTGTGTTTTTGCTGCTAAATTTAAGgtcattttccttaaaaaaaaaaaaaaaaagggttacaTCCAAAAGCACATTGCACATTCTTTATCAAATAGGTGAAATGACATGCCTTTTGCTTGAGGATAGCCTCTTTGAgactattcttttaaaaacaggcTACCTTGAGACAATAACCTAGATAGGCTTACCTGGCCACAGATCTCATTAATAAATCTCAGGCAATCCATGAGAGGGGGAGGGGCACATTTTTGTCACACAACTCATCCACTTCTGCCCAGTGCTTCCTTATTTAAAAGTGTGATGTAATTTCCTTCTTTCAATCTGGTTTAAGAACCTGATTTCTGTTTATTCACGGTGATAAATGGTCTTCGCAGCTGCATGTAACAATTACCTACCGACCTATTTCCATACCCAGGGAGATATAAGGTAACTATATTCACAGCCAAAATCTGTGAAAAGAAACTGACTTAAGGCCATGACAACTACCATGATTTTAGACCCTCCCCAAGTAAACCAACTCATCTTTCATTTTGAAGACGCCTAAAATAATCACCTTcgggaaaatgaaaaagcaaagaaaacaaaaccacaccTCACTATTTTTACTGTGATTAGTGTCGAAAGCGCTGGTGGCCAAGCGATCTGCACTGAACGCTCAGTTTAGCTCCTTTACAGGATTTTAATTTCCGttaataaaaggagaaaacttATTTGGCATTCGCCTAACACATTCAGTGCTTATGATCGCTATAGTGTTGTGTGGCCTGAGCTGATTTACTAAAAGCAGAAGATTCTTCAAAAATCGCAGGCCCTAATTCAGGGTTTTTCTCGGATTTCACTTTAATAGGCATgatctgggggaagggaggaggggcagcaaGGTAGGAGAGCGCCCCGCTACTGTGGAAGCACCAACAGCCGCTGCGTTAAATGCCCAGATGATTTAAAAGTGTGTTATCTGAAGTTAGTAACATGTAACTAAACTCAGTGGTTTCAGTGAAGATGTGCGTGTGGCCCAGTGCGGTGGGGATGGACGTTTTGTCCTCCTGCAGCCCTGCACCTGGTCTGTGATGGCCCATTTGTAGGTGGGAAAAACCACGGCAACCAGGAAAATGTTTGATCTTCACACTGTCGCGGTCAAAGCTGGGTGACCTAAGCTctgaaataattcagaatattCTCCAGCTAAGTATTTTAAGAAATGGCAAGCCAACAGAAAACGTATTGCTCCACTACCATGGTCACCGACAGCCTCTGGATTCCCTCAGTCTCCTACACGGCTTTGGTGACAGAGCAGAAACGCCCCACAGCAGGAATGGATTCTTTTGTCCTTTGTCCTTTTCCTACACAGCGCTAGCATCAGCTGAACACAAAGACACACTGGATGGAAAAATATTATTCCTTTTAGACATACACACGGTAGATTTCTCATTGTGAAAGATACGTGATTTCTATTCAAATTTTAAGGACAATGAGCACAATAGTCTAATGATAGGAAGCGAGTCTAAAACTTCAAATTTAATTAATGAGCGTTTAAGTCACCCAATGGGTAACTCGAGATTGTTACAGTGAACAGAAACCCAGTAAGGATAATAACTAGTTCGCTGGACACTTATCTGACAGGCATTGTTCcaagtgctttatgtgtattaactaatttaatcctctcCACAACCCTGGGAGGTGGATGCCTATTACCACCCTCATTTACAGCAGAGGAACCGCAAGCACAGAGCTAAGGAACTTGGGGCCCAGACTTGAGCCAGGCTCTTCCCACACAC belongs to Pseudorca crassidens isolate mPseCra1 chromosome 2, mPseCra1.hap1, whole genome shotgun sequence and includes:
- the ERRFI1 gene encoding ERBB receptor feedback inhibitor 1; protein product: MSMAGVAAQEIRVPLKTGFLHDGQALGSLKACWGGRGEFENGFLNIDPITMAYSLNSTAEHLTSIGRASRSAPMNGSHFPEHGPSAKSRLPPLIIPPSEGWGQQEEGRVACGLKKLAVNGVCASTPPLTPIKTPPSLFPGVAPCERGSRPLPPLPISEDLSLDETDCEVEFLTSSDTDFLLEDCAVSEFRPGGPGRRSFRGCGQINYAYFDTPAVSAADLSQAHDQAAGGTSANPPLSQAHRRLRRSHSGPAGSFNKPAIRISSYVHRASPNSAGDKPEVPPRVPIPPRPARPDYRRWSAEVTSSTYSDEDRPPKVPPREPLSGSNSRTPSPKSLPSYLNGVMPPTQSFAPDPKYVSSKALQRQHSEGAAGKVPCILPIIENGKKVSSTHYYLLPERPPYLDKYEKFFREAEETHTSTPIQPLPADGGVFSAPEKLDSKPRVDLAGHVKRRHFSYVVSP